The sequence CCTGGTCTGAAGATGAGGGGTACTGGTGCCTATAATGCTGCCCACAACATCATTAAGGTGATCAAAATCCACCACAGTCCACTATAGTCTAAAAACCATAATAAATGAGCAACATAATTCATATGCAATCCACTTTGCTGtagtatccaccttatttttaacacatttgtACAGTAACTTGAATGTGCAAAGCTTCCGGTATCAGTTGATATTGCAATTTGGTTGGTAGCGCAAATATTTTTACTGGTTACTGTGCTCtgttattcttctagttatCTATCTATAGTGGCTAATGAATCTGaagtctcacacattcacagaaaatagcttacctctggaaaataaggtggatactcTAAAGCAGAAACTGCTCTGATTATGGGCACCAGAGGcaaaaatgctaaatataaatgataaaacacaaatgattatATAAGCATGCATTTAGGGATAGCAAGCTATTCCAAAAATACTTATCAACTATTAAAACCACTGTTCTTCTGATATAAATTTGAAGCTCACTTTTACCCTCTGCTGCACTGACAGGCTCATGCTAAGGTCTGGCACACATACGACGCCCAATGGCGAAACAAACAGAAAGGTAGACAAATTTCAGATACTGAACTCAGCTTTTAACCTGTCAAGGCACAAAGGTCCAAACTGGTATAAGTGTTTCTGCCATTTCAGGTATGGTGGGCATCTCCCTGTCAGCAGACTGGGGAGAACCAGTGGATATCACCAATCAGCGAGATATAGAAGCTGCTGAAAGATATGTTCAGTTCTACCTGGGTTGGTTTGCCACGCCATTCTATAATGGAGACTATCCTCAAATAATGAAAGAATACATAGGTAAGTGGCAAACcgcaaataaacataaaaaacaaaaaattgttcTACTTATTTAGTTGAGGCTGGTGATAATTTACATGCATATCATCAACATTTTTCTGTTTCATTTCTGCAGGTAAGAAGAGTGCCCAGCAGGGCCTGAGTAGCTCTCGCCTGCCTACTTTCAGCCCCCAAGAGAAAAGTTACGTCAAAGGCACTTGTGACTTCCTGGGCATCAGTCACTTCACCACACGCTACATCACACAAAAGAACTTTCCCTCCAACCGAGGAAACAACTACTTCACTGACCGTGATCTGGCTGAGCTAGTGGACCCACAGTGGCCTGACCCTGGATCAGAGTGGCTCTACTCTGTGCCATGGGGCTTCCGCCGTCTGCTCAGCTATGTAAAGGTACATTTACACATCACATCTCTGTAAACAACTTTGCAACAACTACTTCCAGACGGTAGCCAGTAGTCTGACTAGCACATTGGTGGCTCTTTTTGTATTCTTAGACACAGTATGGAGACCCCATGATATACGTGACAGGAAATGGAGTATCGGAGAAGATTATGTGCACAGAACTGTGTGATGACTGGAGAATGCAGTACTTCAGGGATTAcataaatgaaatgtttaaaGGTCAGTATCAATAGAGAAATCTATGCcttctattttttaaaatacttttagaCAAGTGGAGGTCAACAAAGGAGCCAGGGCCACTttgtattaaaaattatttaattattctcTCCCATTGTTCTTTATGGTTCTATCAAGATAAAAGCAAAAAATCCCATAAATATaactaatataaaaaatatagataaaaaaaacaaacaaattccaattttcctatttatataaagttacaaaattAGCTTTATCCTATAGAATtacaaaatgaataattaattaatttaatatatccagtttctgttaataaaagagtttgaaaacaagcagcatTGTCACAGTTAAGTCAAataaggttgagaaccactctCTTTGACTAGATGTAATAAATTGACCCATTCAGCCTGATTCACAAAAACATAGAAAACTTGCAAATCTAAATTTATGGAAACTTGATTACGGATTGACCACGTGAATGCTTTAGGTCCCTAAAATTCAAAAAGCTTCTAAACAATTCTACAGAGCTCCAAATCATTTTGCTCTTCATACactgataataaataaaacccATTCAACCAGTGAAAggaacctttttgttttttttcttcttcttcattcAGCGGTTAAAGATGGAGTGAATGTGAAAGGCTACACAGCTTGGTCACTGCTTGACAAGTTTGAGTGGGATGAGGGCTACTCTGAAAGATTTGGCCTGTACTATGTGGATTTTGGGAGCAAAAATAAACAACGCTACCCAAAAGCATCAGTTCAGTACTACAAGCGCATCATCAGCTCGAATGGTTTCCCCAATCAGAGAGAGGTATGACTTCATCAATTTAATGTTTAGTTCATCTTTTCAAGAGTCAAGCATTTTTGTGCAATCTGTGATGAACTTTATATTATGTCTCAGTTCATATCTTATGCCgtttttttatgatggataaTGTTTGCCACAGATTGAAAGCTGGAAAAGAAAGGCCCTGGAAACATGCACCTCAAGTAATCAGCTCCTTGCAGCAGGTTAGTGTAACTGTTACTGACTTCACTCCCTACAGCCGGCAGTGATCTAGCTGGggcaaataaaagaaaattctgtctaaaattacattttctatTTATAACTAAGCACAaaataaagagaaagaaaattatAACCTAACTTTCTAACAAgaattttcttttgtttgccCTTCCAGCTAGAAGAAAATCCAAGGAAAATAAGGAACATGCAGACATGCCAAAGGTTTGGCCTGTGCATGATGAAGTTTAGGTACAGGGCTGAAATGTTGCTATTTTTAGAGGGTGGCATGTTTCACATGTCTATTTATGACTTACCTGTGTGTTTTTTCCCCCCCCAGATCCACTGATCGGCCACATGGAGATGGTCACAGAGATTGTCATCCCCACTGTGTGCACTCTCTGCATTCTCCTCAGTGCAGTTTTCCTCATGTTTCTGCTGAGAACACGGATATTAAACTGACTGCTTCACATTTACACAActatattttttcacattgcatgTGTCCGTGcagcatttctttttttattgattattattaataattatgataTGCAGAGACTCGTTTACATGTACCTTCAAATAAAATGGTCCACAAATGTACTTCTGTGTTCATGAATTGTTGGACCATCCAAACATCTCTCAACAAATTACTCAGAGGATATGTTGAGGTTTGAGTGTTTGAACATGAGGTGAGAAAGAGTTTTTGTTAAAAACTTTTTGAAAGCAATTTTGTAACTCCAACAGCAATGCCATTTCTATGTGACAAACAAGCAAATGATAAACACTATAATAAATGTGTTTGTAAAacttcaaaacacaaaaattCAGTGATTCATTCACATTGCAGTATAAGATCCACATGTATGAGACTGTGCTTTCAATAAAGTCTGAAAAACCCTGCTTTATAtctctttttaatattttgatatgTCTACATCGGTAACCTCTCGCTAAAACAATCACGACcacagaagtgggaattatcaaatttcctgTAGCAAGTGAAAGCAGCATTAGCTAACTACTCTGCTGCTAAATcgagtgttttattttgttgtgaaCATGAGACTTGCCAGAGCTCCTCGCCGGTAGACGTCGCAGTTCTCATCAGTTACACGAGAAACGACGCAACAGAACCGCTGACGTTCGCCGCATCAGaaatgtgattggctgaggCGAAAGCCGGCGGTAGAAACTTTGGTTCTGCGCTGCATCGACGTCTTCGTGCTGCGGTCGGTGTTGAAGTTTCGTCCTTTGACGGCACATATTCAGTAAGTTCGACAGACCGCACTGATATTCAGCTTTTCACTGAAATTACAGCGACATCGGTTGGGCTTGATATCCAGTCATGGGCGAAACCGAGGGCGTCGTGCGTATTGTTGAATCTTTAGTGTCTGGCGCCAAATTGCTGTGACAGAAACAAAACAACTCTCTTCTAAAACTCTTACATTTTGTCTGCTCAATTCTACAGCTGAACTATCACGGTGTGTGCTGTGAGGTTGGTGAAGTGTTGATGAGTCGATATAGCATAAGAATAACTTCTAATAACTGAATCGTCGTTTTGCACTGTATATGAGAGTCATTCCACGAAACCGGTACGATGTGAGTCCCTCTGacctttttcagtgtattttatctATGGGGTcaccaaagtatatttttaaaagctttttgtattaattgaaatatctcctttaataatgtttaaaaacatgacatacattttatcttcatattagaaattattttgtttttgtcagttGACACCACTTATATTGTCATGTCCCTCAAGGCCTTAATTGAAAGTGTACTtgggatatgaataataaaatgagaaaaaagtccatACATTTTGCCATTCCCATAATATCCATCTGTGCAATCAAGTAAATTcatgattatttattaaaatcacaTCATTTAGTTCCGTACCTCAGTAACCCCTCAACcctgttacacaaaccattctcccccataaaaataatgaactgATACTTATGTGACACCATTAATAGGAAGTGACATCTTAGAAGTCTTCTGAACAACATTGTGAGCAGACACAGGCAAGTTACcaccttctttaataattataactaaattatgttgtgaaattgtgtttgtCAAGCTTAACAACTCAACCCCATTACATCAATTAAAGATAGAAAACTAGTGAAAAGTAtctttgttatttcaacattattcatgatttctcAATATCATGCATGCCATGCGCTCTCCATTTATTCACTAGATTTAAAACAGTGGCCAATTTGGGCAAAAAATCACAACCCCATCACAGTCAACCCTGTCGCacctatatttttattattatttttgttaagtttatgaaaaagtaacttaaagTTAGTTGAATTCTGTCTGAAATGTTCAGAGCAATCATAAGAATACTGAATActgattttagttcaaattctaAAGTTAAGCCTTTGATAAAAAATGAGGTTGCTGTCACAAAAAGTGCCCATTTCAGGCTTTAGTTTAGcaaaagtgtgagattttatgtaacttttatatttgcaattactGAATTAGTGTAAGGGCCATCTCATTAATgggaaaatgttgatttttatcGCAAATACattgtataataatattaagagagctcccatagtgtccataacttaaaataatgaccaATAATAATAGGGATTTGATTCCTGAGATGggaaatatgtttttctggaagttaaatatgtcattaattttgtggggtgttcagaaaagtaatacattttggtaaaaaaaaaatctaaaaatgtgtaAGTCCAAATCGTACCGGTTTCGTGGAATGACTCATGCACTTTTCATACTTTTAAACACAggatgtttattattttcataatttatgaGCCAGTGACACGATTTTTTGCTGTCGATTTGCTCTGACTGTGTCTTCCAAACCAAAATAAGTGTCTTTTCATCACTCCAATAGTTGttccacatttttaaaagtttcagTCAGATACAGACTAAACACTGTGAATGTTTCTGCGACAGTACAACTAACGTTACATGAATATTTAATAAGATAACTAGTGAATCAGTTTATAATTGGCTCTCTGTTTGTAAACAACTCTCTGCAACATTCTAGCATGGTTTACAGATCCAATATTGTGGTGACATGAGAGATTGCTTCTTACAACtgtacaataaaaatattaataaagctaaataatagACTGACCACATTTAGAATTAGTTTGACATTTTAGAAATACATGTACATTGTATAAATCATAaagtaataacattttaattggaTTGTAATAtgaaattttaatataaaattaatatctgACCACATAACCCCCAGAAAAAACCCGCTGTTTGTTTATTGGGTCACTTCAATAATGAAATGAAGTGACATGAAGGCCAAGAATGGTAACCCAGACAGAATTTGTtgtctgcatttaacccatcaaagttagtgcacacacattaggagcagtgaacacacacacaccgtttCCTACCGGTATTGAGAATTGAACCTGCGACCTCTGGGTTACAAGGCTGattctctaaccattaggccacaactgcctgTCATAACAATgttatgtcataaatgtagATTTATTGTTGTACTGTAGGTTCTTTATAATGTCCTCCTGTTCAGAAacgcaaaagaaagaaaaaaaaacagctgatgTATTTATGTGAATACTGCTGAAAGTAAaatgaaattgtgtttatgTTCTAGAATTGATCATATGCTCCTATCTCTCTACAGTAGCCTATGCACCATGATTGATCCATTAGAAAATGGCCTGTTTGACATGCCAGATTATGAGCACACAGAGGACGAGACTTTCCCTCCTTTTCCTCCTCCGTCATCGCCTGGCCGGGGGGAACTTGAGGAGGATCCTTTTGGCAATAGAGAGGGTACGTTTCTTCTTCttagtcattttaaaatgaacattgcATTGGGAATTTTTTCCACTTGCTGCTTTGGCGATGTGAGCTGGTCAAATTTGTCATCCTGCTTTTCCATGCTACATAATCCCTGATATTCATACTCTACGTAGTAAAAATGTTTTGAGTTGAATCTGTAAATGAATCccattttgttgtgtgttcaggTGAGGAGGATGGAGAAGTGTCAAAACTAGCGGAAGTGCCAGTGGCAAAAAGACGAACGGTGAAGAGGCCTCGGCCGAAACTGGATGCTAACAGGTACTGCACCAGATGGCAGTTAATtggtaattaattataattatttgttGATTTTAGCAAACAGAGTATGACTGGATTTCTTCAATATTTACTGTTTCCCtctcttctttcttttaggTTGATTTCTGAAAAGGGTCTTCCAGCTCTCCGTACCTTATTTGATGATGTAAAGTTCAAAGGCAAAGGACACGAAGTAATGGCTAATCTTTCATTTCGAATTCAGTTGTTTGTGGAATATTGAAATGCTCCTGAATTCTTTGTTAGATGATTACAGATGCTGTTGTTCCAggaatttttttgtgtttataaattaaTCAGAGTGGTGTGTGACTAGTTATCAGTGCTCACCCTCTTCATTCATTTCTGATTCAGACAGAGAATCTGAAACTCCTCATGCAGAAAATGGAGAACTGGGCCCATCGTCTATATCCTAAAATGCAGTTCGAAGAGTTCATTGATAAAGTAGAGGGTCTGGGAAGCAAAAAAGAAGTTCAGGTAAGACTTCTGGCTTTACAAtgtgaatgaaaataaaataaataattttatatggAGGAAAAATCAAGCTCATCTAGGaaccgttcacacagaatgtgttCTTACTTTCcatctgtgctttttttttaattttattttttattatttgttctttttattgtTGGCATTATGCCTTTGTTATGACAGGACAGTAGATGCAGTAACAGGAAGTGATAGGAGAGGAGAGAGGGGAATGGAGTAGGGAATAGACAATGAGTTGGGACTCAAACTCGGCTTCCCTGAAgcactgttgtgcaaatgtatgCTATCTGACCAATCTGCAATTTTAACTGTTACTCTATGCACACATGCACTAAACAAGTGTCTTAGGCTGTTGTGCCACATCTTGTTGTTTTTATCTTCCTCTGTCACACCATGACTGGCACTTTTTTAATATTGGATGTGTGATTTAGCAATGGTATATGAGTTACCGCACAATTTCTGTTCAGTTAGCGTAAGAACATCCTGTTGTGAACAGGAAGAGTTAACctcatttaaaaacaattaatatGTGATATTTTACATCCTTAATAGAAGTTGTCTCCATCCTTTGTTAATGCTGGACTTTGTTTCTCCTTTAGACATGTCTAAAACGAATTCGATTGGACATGCCAATAACACACGAGGACTACGTTGGTAATGATACTTTTCAACTATTGGCAGTCTTGCACTACTATTGAAAGCAGCAGGTAAAACTGAAGTTTCACTGACTTCCTACTCCCCTCCAGAGGAAGCTGAGGTTCGAGTACGGGAAGAGTCCGATCCAGCTGGAGACGGAGGTTTCCCTGAAGATCCGTTTGTCCATTCTACTCCTGCTCCAGCCTCTCTCACTGAGGAACAACAGCGGCGCATAGAGCTCAACAAACAGCTGGCTCTGGAGAGGAGACTTGCGAAGCAGAAACAGTTAGGTGTGTGGAGTCATGGCATGACATGgcatcgtcatcatcatcatataaTATAAGGGTGTTTGTGTTATGATCATAATGCAAGTTATTTCATTTGCCTCTTGTCCTAGGAAAAACCgactattacatttttattaattttaagattCAACAGcttcagtttcatttttgtttcactttttttttttttttttccctccagaATCCTCTCAGAATTCCATCCAGGGAGTTGCAGATGAACCATCCACCAGTTCTTCAGGACAGAATATCAGTCAAGAGAATGAGGGCATTCTCGATCAGAGTACCTCAAACCAAACTCCCCTCAAACAAAAGCCAGCTGTACTTCAGAATTCCCCTTTATATGATAAAGAGTGTGCCAGCCCTGTTCCAAATGGCATagttgatgatgataatgatagCAATTGAACCAATCCTGCCTGTTTGGACAAAGAAGACTACAAATAAATTGAGGGTGTTTGGGGGAGTAGCAGCTGGATCAGTTgagcttttttacattttaacctTATAAAATCTTCCCAGTCATATGCCAAACATTTTCTGCAGCTCATTGGCATGTTTTGTAATGCCACCCCAGAGATTGATCACCTCTAATGGTCTTCCACACACATTTAGTTCATCTTGCTTTTTGTCATATTATCTTTTATCCTCTGTGAGGATTTTGAAGTATTGTGCTcatattcaaaacatttttcataatCTCTTCCTCAGGTTCACTGGGAATCACATTCCCTTTTTGCAGATGATCTGAAGTATCACCATTTCCTTAATTGTTAGCTGTAGTTTATTAAAAAGTCCTAATATATGTATGCACGCAATAATGCAGGACTAAAGGGGGGAGGTGGGGATTGAGCCAGTTTGTCATCACAAAACAAATGTTATtgtcagttatgttggacagtTCAGTGTTTCAGTgtcaatttttgttttgattttctgaataaaaatgttgatgTAGCACACCCTGGATGTATGATGTAATTTATGCAGTTCTATATATTCAAGTGAGATTTAAGGCTGAAATACACTACACAACTTTTAAAATCTAATCAGATTTTAAAACACAAGAAACCATACACTTGCTGATTTTATAAATGGTTAAAAAGTTAAAACTGCATCATGCACTAAACTACTGAGGGTCACATACTACCAGACTTTCAAGTTTATGTACACAGCGAACTCATGCAGAAATGTGCATCTTGTTGTCAGGAGAGGCATGACAAATGAAAAAGATGTTTTCAAAAATTGTTTAATATCCACCGACTGGAATCAGTCtgaagctataaaaaaaaaaaatctcgaGTCTGTGCGCATCAAAAAATGTACGCATGTATTATACACTACATGATTTTCTGTGAGATCTGTCGACTCTGACTGCCCAAAATATGCAGATGGGTTCTGACGTTCAGAAACTGGCATCAACTCCAAATCTGGACAAAAGATATGTAGTGTATTCAAGCCTTTACTGGAGATAAGTAAATGTCTCACACTTTGATTCTGTAACATCAAAGGAGAAAATAAATATAGACCACGAAACATTActgacatacaaaaatacattttatttaaataaaaaaaaaaaatttaaaatggaaagcattaaaaatgcaaacatcttgGAAGTCTATAAGCCTACTTCAAAAATATAGTAGGTTATAATTTTCATTGCCTCAGACTGGTTTACAGATGTGCTTAACAAGGATTTCATGTAGAAAAAAGCCTGTGTAAATTGCATGCTATTTGTGATCTTATTCTAGGTTATTTATAAGTCATTTTGAGAAATAATCTCCCATCAAATTGTATCAGGAAGACCCAATGTTTTCCCTTATGAAATCAAGTATTACACAATGCAAGCAGCCAGGGTTCATAAATCCTGAGTAGGTATAACTCTTATTTGTTAGTTCACATCTGGACACTTAAACTGAACTTCATGGCAGGCCTAAATCTAGCAAATATTACAAAACCTTTCTGTGGTGAGTATTGTGTCTAGTCAATTGTAGTATCAGCAGTAAAAAGCTAAGAAGATGCAGTACAAGTCTGTTCCTCTGTATTTCTGAGTTGGCATAAAGACAGATCCAGCAGGGCAAGTTCACTGATCTCCTGTAACAGGACATAGAGGTTTGGTGTTCTGCTCTGTTTGAACTTCCTCTCCTCCCTGCTCAGTTTGGGCTTCCTCCCCTTCTCTTCCTCTGCCTGGAGAGAGGCCTCTTCTGCCCAGCGCACAACTTCCTGAACCAGCTCGGACCGACCACGACCAGCTGGCTGGGACTCGGGTTTCACAGCGCAATGGGGCTTGTTGCTGATAAGCTGCAGACACAAGCTGTCGGCATGGCAACGAGACGGTTCTACAGAGATACGGACCTGCGGAGGAAGACAGAcacaaaaagaacaaagaaaaaaaatcaggggatataacaagcaaatatcTATGACAGTCTAAATAAATGTACCACAAACAATGTGATTTTTCGTCGTTTGCTAAGAATTTAACGTACTGTAACGTGGTCGAAGAGGTGAAAGGTATGAGTTCCAGTGCTGGTGCAGGTGTTGATCCTGTCAGGGTATCTCTGCAATATCCCAGCCTTCCACTCGCATCTTCCGTCTCCATCAACACTGACCACCTGACCCTCTCGATCCTTAAGGTACACAGCTCCCTTCACACCATACCTATGTGAACAGGTTACAGAAGTGTTAGAGCAGCTCGACTTTAAACATCACGTCCAACATATATTTAAGAGCTATTTTTgctgtacactaccattcaaaagtttggggtcagtgagatTTTTTAATTCAGAAACATTTATTCAGGaagcattaaaatgatcaaaagtgacaaaagaattttacattgttacaaaagatttactgtttcaaataaatgctgttcttttaaactttctaatcatcaaagaatcctgacaaaaat is a genomic window of Megalobrama amblycephala isolate DHTTF-2021 linkage group LG3, ASM1881202v1, whole genome shotgun sequence containing:
- the lctla gene encoding lactase-like a isoform X1; protein product: MPLHSVLRICHILLLAPCIFSSEDFDWTKNEKGSFQYGTFPSGFSWGAGSSAYQTEGAWDKDGKGKSIWDVFSHKRGKIDRNDTGDSSCEGYYKIKDDISLMRDMKLNHYLFSISWPRILPSGIKTDYINEKGIEHYDNLINMLLENRITPIVTLYHWDLPQVLEEKYGGWQNASMVNFFNDFANLCFERFGNRVKYWITFNNPWSVAVEGYETGEHAPGLKMRGTGAYNAAHNIIKAHAKVWHTYDAQWRNKQKGMVGISLSADWGEPVDITNQRDIEAAERYVQFYLGWFATPFYNGDYPQIMKEYIGKKSAQQGLSSSRLPTFSPQEKSYVKGTCDFLGISHFTTRYITQKNFPSNRGNNYFTDRDLAELVDPQWPDPGSEWLYSVPWGFRRLLSYVKTQYGDPMIYVTGNGVSEKIMCTELCDDWRMQYFRDYINEMFKAVKDGVNVKGYTAWSLLDKFEWDEGYSERFGLYYVDFGSKNKQRYPKASVQYYKRIISSNGFPNQREIESWKRKALETCTSSNQLLAADPLIGHMEMVTEIVIPTVCTLCILLSAVFLMFLLRTRILN
- the lctla gene encoding lactase-like a isoform X2 is translated as MPLHSVLRICHILLLAPCIFSSEDFDWTKNEKGSFQYGTFPSGFSWGAGSSAYQTEGAWDKDGKGKSIWDVFSHKRGKIDRNDTGDSSCEGYYKIKDDISLMRDMKLNHYLFSISWPRILPSGIKTDYINEKGIEHYDNLINMLLENRITPIVTLYHWDLPQVLEEKYGGWQNASMVNFFNDFANLCFERFGNRVKYWITFNNPWSVAVEGYETGEHAPGLKMRGTGAYNAAHNIIKAHAKVWHTYDAQWRNKQKGMVGISLSADWGEPVDITNQRDIEAAERYVQFYLGWFATPFYNGDYPQIMKEYIGKKSAQQGLSSSRLPTFSPQEKSYVKGTCDFLGISHFTTRYITQKNFPSNRGNNYFTDRDLAELVDPQWPDPGSEWLYSVPWGFRRLLSYVKTQYGDPMIYVTGNGVSEKIMCTELCDDWRMQYFRDYINEMFKAVKDGVNVKGYTAWSLLDKFEWDEGYSERFGLYYVDFGSKNKQRYPKASVQYYKRIISSNGFPNQREIESWKRKALETCTSSNQLLAAARRKSKENKEHADMPKVWPVHDEV
- the tipin gene encoding TIMELESS-interacting protein encodes the protein MIDPLENGLFDMPDYEHTEDETFPPFPPPSSPGRGELEEDPFGNREGEEDGEVSKLAEVPVAKRRTVKRPRPKLDANRLISEKGLPALRTLFDDVKFKGKGHETENLKLLMQKMENWAHRLYPKMQFEEFIDKVEGLGSKKEVQTCLKRIRLDMPITHEDYVEEAEVRVREESDPAGDGGFPEDPFVHSTPAPASLTEEQQRRIELNKQLALERRLAKQKQLESSQNSIQGVADEPSTSSSGQNISQENEGILDQSTSNQTPLKQKPAVLQNSPLYDKECASPVPNGIVDDDNDSN